From a region of the Nocardioides ginsengisegetis genome:
- a CDS encoding Flp family type IVb pilin, protein MIDKLQLMTLMLINDLKTPRRNDKGATAVEYGLLVALIAAVIIVAVSTLGGKINTAFGVINTNLK, encoded by the coding sequence ATGATCGACAAGCTGCAGCTCATGACCCTGATGCTCATCAACGACCTCAAGACGCCGCGTCGCAACGACAAGGGCGCCACCGCCGTCGAGTACGGGCTGCTGGTGGCCCTCATCGCCGCCGTCATCATCGTCGCCGTGTCCACGCTCGGCGGCAAGATCAACACCGCCTTCGGCGTGATCAACACCAACCTGAAGTGA
- a CDS encoding Flp family type IVb pilin, which produces MIDKLQLMTLMLINDLKTPRRNDKGATAVEYGLLVSLIAAVIIVAVSTLGGKINTAFGVINTNLK; this is translated from the coding sequence ATGATCGACAAGCTGCAGCTCATGACCCTGATGCTCATCAACGACCTCAAGACGCCGCGTCGCAACGACAAGGGCGCCACCGCCGTCGAGTACGGCCTGCTGGTCTCGCTGATCGCCGCCGTGATCATCGTCGCCGTGTCCACGCTCGGCGGCAAGATCAACACCGCCTTCGGCGTGATCAACACCAACCTGAAGTGA
- a CDS encoding response regulator transcription factor, which produces MAITILLVDDHDLIRQGLAHACERDARMTVAGQAGDVASALAAWRTLRPDVVVTDLQLPDGTGLDLIRAIREESADTGLVMLTMHTGDAQILAALEAGASAFLGKESRGAEVVSAVAHAAKAPRSFLCSGLAGAVMRRATVAAGRLTPREQQVLELLAEGLGSAEIGARLYLGESTVKTHIGRIYHKLGVTNRAQALVAAMRLGLLFEQLSTAG; this is translated from the coding sequence ATGGCGATCACCATCTTGCTGGTCGATGACCACGACCTCATCCGGCAGGGGCTCGCGCACGCCTGCGAGCGCGACGCACGGATGACCGTCGCCGGGCAGGCGGGCGACGTCGCCTCCGCCCTCGCGGCGTGGCGCACGCTGCGGCCCGACGTGGTCGTCACCGACCTCCAGCTGCCGGACGGCACCGGCCTCGACCTGATCCGCGCCATCCGCGAGGAGAGCGCCGACACAGGGCTGGTGATGCTGACGATGCACACGGGCGACGCGCAGATCCTGGCCGCCCTCGAAGCCGGGGCGTCCGCGTTCCTCGGGAAGGAGTCGCGCGGGGCCGAGGTCGTCTCGGCGGTGGCACACGCCGCCAAGGCCCCGCGCAGCTTCCTGTGCTCGGGACTGGCCGGTGCCGTGATGCGCCGTGCCACCGTCGCCGCAGGCCGTCTGACCCCGCGCGAGCAGCAGGTCCTCGAGCTGCTCGCCGAAGGCCTGGGCTCGGCCGAGATCGGCGCCCGTCTCTACCTCGGAGAGTCGACCGTCAAGACCCACATCGGGCGGATCTACCACAAGCTGGGCGTCACCAACCGCGCCCAGGCCCTCGTTGCCGCGATGCGGCTGGGACTGCTCTTCGAGCAGCTCTCCACCGCCGGCTGA
- a CDS encoding histidine kinase translates to MRTVADASPWRVTTAVRVFALATAVGQLVSADTLGIVGVVALQLGCVAAVCSALELTPLGRRLPWVTVLEGVAVVGLLGLANGPVEPLLVYLAVPTVVAGVRHGALATVNTSLSTAMALLAIQALTWSHVETGPTLGSVLPWLVLGLGAGMLASHQTQSVRRLEAVRAPYAAANRLVGTLHSAATDLPQDLDVILHSRALECTIRPLVGADASAVLVRSGLMTLETLTSYGDLGVVDDELARRCMSAMRAEQRGTIVALPLRVGEHVFGALLLTCHRPLANAVLASIQEQVDERAILLDTAVLLDGVRSLATNEERNRLARDIHDGVAQQIVALGYLADDLAALSHDPDTRQGAEDLRVEVTRLVNALRFSVFDLRQDVADAGSLSGALSDYAGQLGTHSDLRIHLTLDERGSRLTRRTEEELLRIAQEAIANVHKHAHAVNVWVRLEVHGTDATLVVADDGVGGATSRPGHYGLHTMRERALRIDADLEVGPRCDGGTVVTLMTRREAPTGSGPDSTTTPRTDGRHSHGDHHLAGR, encoded by the coding sequence GTGAGAACCGTCGCCGACGCCAGCCCCTGGCGAGTCACCACCGCGGTCCGGGTCTTCGCCCTGGCCACCGCGGTCGGTCAGCTCGTCAGCGCCGACACCCTGGGCATCGTCGGCGTGGTCGCTCTGCAGCTGGGCTGCGTGGCCGCGGTGTGCTCAGCCCTGGAGCTGACGCCGCTGGGCCGTCGGCTGCCGTGGGTGACGGTGCTCGAGGGTGTCGCGGTGGTCGGTCTCCTGGGACTGGCCAACGGGCCGGTGGAGCCGCTCCTGGTCTACCTCGCGGTCCCGACGGTGGTCGCCGGCGTGCGTCACGGCGCCCTCGCCACGGTCAACACCTCGCTCTCCACCGCGATGGCGCTCCTGGCCATCCAGGCGCTCACGTGGTCACACGTCGAGACCGGTCCGACGCTGGGATCGGTCCTGCCCTGGCTCGTCCTGGGCCTGGGGGCCGGGATGCTCGCGTCGCACCAGACGCAGTCCGTGCGGCGCCTCGAGGCGGTGCGCGCGCCCTACGCCGCCGCCAACCGGCTGGTCGGCACCCTCCACTCGGCAGCCACCGACCTGCCGCAGGACCTCGACGTCATCCTCCACTCGCGGGCGCTGGAGTGCACCATCCGCCCACTCGTCGGCGCCGACGCCTCGGCCGTGCTGGTCCGCTCGGGCCTGATGACGCTGGAGACCCTCACGTCGTACGGCGACCTGGGCGTGGTCGACGACGAGCTCGCCCGCCGCTGCATGTCCGCGATGCGCGCCGAGCAGCGGGGCACCATCGTCGCGCTCCCTCTGCGGGTCGGCGAGCACGTCTTCGGCGCCCTGCTCCTGACCTGCCACCGGCCGCTGGCCAACGCGGTGCTCGCCTCGATCCAGGAGCAGGTCGACGAGCGGGCCATCCTGCTCGACACCGCCGTGCTGCTCGACGGCGTCCGATCCCTGGCCACCAACGAGGAGCGCAACCGCCTCGCCCGTGACATCCACGACGGGGTCGCCCAGCAGATCGTCGCCCTCGGCTACCTCGCCGACGACCTCGCCGCGCTCAGCCACGACCCGGACACCCGTCAGGGCGCCGAGGACCTGCGGGTCGAGGTGACCCGCCTCGTCAACGCCTTGCGCTTCTCCGTCTTCGACCTGCGGCAGGACGTCGCCGACGCCGGCAGCCTGTCCGGTGCCCTCTCCGACTACGCGGGTCAGCTCGGCACCCACAGCGACCTGCGGATCCACCTCACCCTCGACGAGCGGGGGTCGCGACTGACCCGACGCACCGAGGAGGAGCTGCTCCGGATCGCCCAGGAGGCGATCGCCAACGTTCACAAGCACGCACACGCCGTCAACGTGTGGGTGCGGCTGGAGGTCCACGGCACCGACGCGACGCTCGTCGTCGCGGACGACGGTGTGGGCGGAGCGACGTCGCGACCTGGCCACTACGGACTGCACACGATGCGCGAGCGCGCGTTGCGCATCGACGCCGACCTCGAGGTCGGCCCCCGGTGCGACGGCGGGACCGTCGTGACCCTGATGACTCGCCGCGAGGCACCCACGGGCTCGGGCCCGGACAGCACCACCACCCCGAGAACCGACGGAAGGCACTCCCATGGCGATCACCATCTTGCTGGTCGATGA
- a CDS encoding type II secretion system F family protein, producing MSANVMLFAGAGLVLTALTMALSMVGVLSTERRGVGRSLAAIQALDSAPATLKTELEQPFSSRVVAPLGEKLVGIGRKLVRAGTAERIQRRLDIAGNPIGWDVARIIGLKVAAMAGLGGFGLFYSVTSGAAPLKLLVITVGAACFGYLLPNVLLYNAGQKRETLMRCALPDALDLLTISVEAGLGFDAAVMQVARNTRGPLAQEFSRLLQEMQIGVGRSDAMRAMAERSTIAELKTFCMAMVQADSLGIPVAKVLRVQSKEMRVKRRQRAEEKAQQVPVKIMIPLVLFILPSLFTVIGGPAALHIMDAIK from the coding sequence ATGTCCGCCAACGTCATGCTGTTCGCCGGGGCGGGGCTCGTGCTCACTGCCCTCACCATGGCCCTGTCCATGGTCGGGGTCCTCTCCACGGAGCGACGTGGGGTGGGCCGCTCCCTGGCCGCCATCCAGGCACTCGACTCGGCGCCCGCAACGCTCAAGACGGAGCTCGAGCAGCCCTTCTCGAGCCGCGTGGTCGCTCCGCTCGGCGAGAAGCTCGTCGGGATCGGCCGCAAGCTCGTCCGAGCCGGCACTGCCGAGCGGATCCAGCGGCGCCTCGACATCGCCGGCAACCCCATCGGCTGGGACGTCGCCCGGATCATCGGCCTCAAGGTCGCCGCGATGGCCGGTCTGGGCGGCTTCGGCCTGTTCTACAGCGTCACCTCGGGGGCCGCGCCGCTCAAGCTGCTCGTCATCACCGTGGGCGCGGCCTGCTTCGGCTACCTGCTGCCCAACGTCCTGCTCTACAACGCCGGCCAGAAGCGCGAGACCCTGATGCGCTGCGCGCTGCCGGACGCCTTGGACCTGCTCACGATCTCGGTGGAGGCAGGCCTCGGCTTCGACGCCGCCGTGATGCAGGTGGCCCGCAACACCCGCGGCCCGCTCGCCCAGGAGTTCTCCCGGTTGCTCCAGGAGATGCAGATCGGCGTGGGCCGCTCGGACGCGATGCGCGCCATGGCCGAGCGCAGCACCATCGCCGAGCTGAAGACGTTCTGCATGGCCATGGTCCAGGCCGACAGCCTCGGCATCCCCGTCGCGAAGGTCCTCCGTGTCCAGAGCAAGGAGATGCGGGTCAAGCGTCGCCAGCGGGCCGAGGAGAAGGCCCAGCAGGTGCCGGTCAAGATCATGATCCCGCTCGTGCTGTTCATCCTGCCGTCGCTCTTCACCGTGATCGGTGGCCCCGCGGCACTCCACATCATGGACGCGATCAAGTGA
- a CDS encoding type II secretion system F family protein, with protein sequence MNRTALSRVSAAFGTLALGVALGLVPATPAHGADAGSGITIDHVEVADDGTVSVLVGVRAGTAAPDLGSIHVSLDGADVDAVGQSVEEGQLTRTTVLALDASHSMKGQGIAQAKAAATAFLDAAPADVRIGLLTFSRGVQNVMAPTTDRAGLAAAINGIGLTRGTRIYDAVIKAVSLSGTEGARNVLLLTDGKDEGGGSTLQSALAAAKGKGVAVDVVALDQAPADRALLAQISSASGGEVVEASSPASLARVFEAEAAALAHQVLVTFPEPVHAPAGTTLDVSLSVGGTTYDDSAFLSLGHLGDSGPTVVDPGNPLVGRTALLVGGVVLGLGLTMLLALLLMGQHGPTRTQKRLSEYFGETTRTTSSAAGLRETAVNFAGTVVKGDFETRLAQKLAGAGIALTASEWVLMHAGIAALAGFVGFVLGGPVSMVVLLIVGALLPAFALKFKHSRRMSAFGAQLPETLTLIAGSLSAGMSMPQAVDTVVREGHEPMASELRRALIEHRLGIGIEDALDGVADRMCSEDFGWVVMAIRIQHDVGGNLSEVLGTVADTLREREYLKRQVRTLSAEGRLSAWILGALPIVMFLYMLMANREFIRPLYTQTLGWAMLGAAALLLATGSWFMAKLAKVEV encoded by the coding sequence ATGAATCGCACCGCCCTCTCCCGGGTCTCGGCCGCGTTCGGGACCCTGGCCCTGGGCGTCGCCCTCGGCCTGGTCCCGGCCACGCCGGCCCACGGCGCGGATGCCGGCTCCGGGATCACGATCGACCACGTCGAGGTCGCCGACGACGGCACCGTGTCGGTGCTGGTCGGGGTCCGAGCCGGGACGGCCGCTCCCGACCTCGGCAGCATCCACGTCTCCCTTGACGGCGCGGACGTCGACGCGGTCGGACAGTCCGTCGAGGAGGGCCAGCTCACCCGCACCACGGTGCTCGCCCTGGACGCCAGCCACAGCATGAAGGGGCAGGGCATCGCCCAGGCCAAGGCCGCAGCGACGGCGTTCCTCGACGCGGCCCCGGCCGACGTCCGCATCGGCCTGCTCACCTTCTCCAGGGGCGTCCAGAACGTCATGGCACCCACGACGGACCGGGCCGGCCTGGCCGCCGCGATCAACGGCATCGGGCTCACCCGCGGCACCCGCATCTACGACGCCGTCATCAAAGCCGTGAGCCTGTCCGGCACCGAGGGTGCTCGCAACGTCCTGCTGCTCACCGACGGCAAGGACGAGGGTGGCGGCTCGACCCTGCAGTCGGCCCTCGCCGCAGCGAAGGGCAAGGGCGTCGCCGTGGACGTCGTCGCGCTCGACCAGGCGCCCGCCGACCGGGCCCTCCTCGCCCAGATCTCTTCCGCGAGTGGTGGCGAGGTCGTGGAGGCCTCCAGCCCCGCCTCGCTGGCGCGGGTCTTCGAGGCCGAGGCTGCCGCACTCGCCCACCAGGTGCTCGTCACCTTCCCCGAGCCGGTCCACGCGCCGGCCGGGACCACGCTCGACGTCTCCCTCTCGGTCGGCGGCACGACGTACGACGACTCGGCGTTCCTCTCCCTCGGCCACCTCGGGGACAGCGGCCCCACGGTGGTGGACCCGGGGAACCCGTTGGTCGGGCGCACTGCGCTGCTCGTGGGCGGGGTCGTGCTCGGGCTGGGCCTGACCATGCTGCTCGCCCTGCTGCTCATGGGCCAGCACGGCCCGACGCGGACCCAGAAGCGGCTCTCGGAGTACTTCGGCGAGACCACTCGGACGACCTCCAGTGCGGCCGGCCTCAGGGAGACAGCGGTCAACTTCGCCGGGACCGTCGTCAAGGGTGACTTCGAGACCCGCCTCGCGCAGAAGCTGGCCGGCGCCGGGATCGCGCTGACGGCCTCGGAGTGGGTGCTCATGCACGCCGGGATCGCCGCCCTGGCCGGTTTCGTCGGCTTCGTCCTGGGCGGACCGGTCTCGATGGTCGTGCTGCTCATCGTGGGTGCGCTGCTGCCCGCCTTCGCGCTGAAGTTCAAGCACTCCCGCCGGATGAGCGCCTTCGGGGCCCAGCTGCCCGAGACCCTGACGCTCATCGCGGGCAGCCTGTCCGCCGGAATGTCCATGCCGCAGGCCGTCGACACCGTGGTCCGCGAGGGTCACGAGCCCATGGCCTCCGAGCTGCGTCGGGCGTTGATCGAGCACCGGCTGGGCATCGGGATCGAGGACGCACTCGACGGCGTCGCCGACCGGATGTGCAGCGAGGACTTCGGTTGGGTCGTGATGGCGATCCGCATCCAGCACGACGTCGGCGGCAACCTGTCCGAGGTCCTCGGGACCGTCGCGGACACCCTCCGTGAGCGCGAGTACCTCAAGCGGCAGGTCCGGACGCTGAGCGCCGAGGGTCGCCTCTCGGCCTGGATCCTGGGGGCGCTGCCCATCGTGATGTTCCTCTACATGCTGATGGCGAACCGCGAGTTCATCCGTCCGCTCTACACCCAGACCCTCGGTTGGGCGATGCTCGGTGCCGCCGCGCTGCTGCTCGCCACGGGGTCCTGGTTCATGGCCAAGCTCGCGAAGGTCGAGGTCTGA
- a CDS encoding CpaF family protein, with amino-acid sequence MTLSDRLLAAQRDRENALTPSGNETSSQAASGASRRQARVTDPFVELKRLVHTQLVSALGPKLYDVDMTPTELEQQVRTALHSAIAATNQPMSGTDRSRITQEIADDILGYGPLEPYLRDPDLTEVMVNRSDEIYVESNGRITRVDAAFADEAHLRRTIDKIVARIGRRVDETSPMVDARLPDGSRVNAIIPPLALDGSMLTIRKFAADPYTVDDLISFDTLTRPAADLLAACVLGRLNILVSGGTGAGKTTTLNVLSSFIPADERIVTIEDAAELRLHQDHVLRLEARPSNIEGKGAVTIRDLVRNSLRMRPDRIIVGEIRDGAALDMLQAMNTGHDGSLSTVHANSPRDALSRVETMVMMAGMELPVRAIREQSSSAIDLIIQQNRLKDGSRRLTAITEVIGMEGDIVTLQDVFLFDYSAGYDEHGVARGHLRSTGLRPRFLDRLAEHNVQVNPEVFASAGVVR; translated from the coding sequence ATGACACTCTCCGACCGGCTCCTGGCCGCCCAGCGAGACAGGGAGAACGCCCTGACCCCGAGCGGCAACGAGACCTCCAGCCAGGCGGCCTCCGGCGCATCCCGTCGCCAGGCTCGCGTGACGGACCCGTTCGTCGAGCTCAAGCGGCTCGTGCACACCCAGCTCGTCAGCGCCCTCGGGCCGAAGCTCTACGACGTGGACATGACGCCGACCGAGCTCGAGCAGCAGGTCCGCACGGCCCTGCACAGCGCGATCGCCGCGACCAACCAGCCGATGTCCGGCACCGACCGCTCCCGGATCACCCAGGAGATCGCCGATGACATCCTCGGCTACGGGCCCCTCGAGCCCTACCTGCGCGATCCGGACCTCACCGAGGTCATGGTCAACCGCTCGGACGAGATCTACGTCGAGAGCAACGGCCGGATCACCCGCGTCGACGCCGCCTTCGCCGACGAGGCACACCTGCGCCGCACCATCGACAAGATCGTCGCCCGCATCGGCCGTCGCGTCGACGAGACCAGCCCCATGGTCGACGCCCGGCTCCCCGACGGCAGCCGCGTCAACGCCATCATCCCGCCGCTCGCCCTGGACGGCTCGATGCTGACGATCCGCAAGTTCGCCGCCGACCCCTACACGGTCGACGACCTCATCTCCTTCGACACCCTGACCCGGCCGGCCGCCGACCTGCTGGCCGCGTGCGTCCTGGGCCGGCTCAACATCCTGGTGTCGGGCGGCACCGGCGCCGGCAAGACGACGACGCTGAACGTCCTCTCGTCCTTCATCCCGGCGGACGAGCGGATCGTGACCATCGAGGACGCCGCGGAGCTGCGACTCCACCAGGACCACGTGCTGCGTCTGGAGGCCCGCCCCTCGAACATCGAGGGCAAGGGCGCGGTGACGATCCGGGACCTGGTCCGCAACTCGCTGCGCATGCGCCCCGACCGCATCATCGTCGGCGAGATCCGCGACGGTGCGGCCCTCGACATGCTGCAGGCGATGAACACCGGCCACGACGGCTCGCTGTCCACCGTGCACGCCAACAGCCCGCGCGACGCACTCTCTCGCGTGGAGACGATGGTGATGATGGCCGGCATGGAGCTGCCGGTCCGGGCGATCCGCGAGCAGTCGAGCAGCGCCATCGACCTGATCATCCAGCAGAACCGGCTCAAGGACGGCTCGCGTCGGCTCACCGCGATCACCGAGGTCATCGGCATGGAGGGCGACATCGTCACCCTGCAGGACGTCTTCCTGTTCGACTACAGCGCCGGGTACGACGAGCACGGCGTCGCCCGTGGCCACCTGCGCAGCACCGGGCTCCGCCCGCGGTTCCTGGACCGTCTGGCCGAGCACAACGTCCAGGTCAACCCCGAGGTCTTCGCCAGCGCCGGAGTCGTCCGATGA
- a CDS encoding AAA family ATPase, whose translation MTVLVEQDPTLVDLLRAAVSDGVSVLAGVDQVEDHLRRHRGEHVVVLGPSVSDVDAAAFAEQNRVLRPSLGVILVRPAVDSTVLADALRSGMSQVVETRDGIGLQDAVRRAQELALAMDEGRRQHVEPNAKGSLVTVFSTKGGVGKSLVATNVGAALADQGHRVCVVDLDVHGGDVAIMLQLTPQHTLADLARMHGALDAAGVESLLTQHSERLFVLAAPVQLGSTVPAESIGSVLAILKGLFDIVVVDTSGAFDDYGLHAFDHSELLVLVGTLDIPALKSLKLAVGTLDLLNFPRDRWRLLLNRADAKVGLSIQEFEDTLGLKVTASVPSNRDVLAAVNRGEPIVLAKSTHEVSKVLSSFATGLARDLSLNPEAAEPPRRSHRAMLRRGSRSEKVA comes from the coding sequence ATGACCGTCCTCGTCGAGCAGGACCCGACCCTCGTCGACCTGCTGCGCGCCGCAGTCAGCGACGGTGTCTCGGTGCTGGCCGGCGTCGACCAGGTGGAGGACCACCTGCGCCGGCACCGCGGCGAGCACGTGGTGGTCCTGGGGCCCTCGGTGTCCGACGTGGACGCCGCCGCGTTCGCGGAGCAGAACCGGGTCCTGCGCCCCTCGCTCGGCGTCATCCTCGTCCGGCCGGCCGTCGACAGCACCGTGCTGGCCGACGCGCTCCGCAGCGGCATGAGCCAGGTCGTCGAGACCCGCGACGGCATCGGCCTCCAGGACGCCGTACGCCGGGCCCAGGAGCTCGCCCTCGCCATGGACGAGGGCCGCCGGCAGCACGTCGAGCCGAACGCCAAGGGCTCGCTGGTCACCGTCTTCTCGACCAAGGGCGGCGTCGGCAAGAGCCTCGTCGCGACCAACGTCGGGGCGGCCCTGGCCGACCAGGGCCACCGGGTCTGTGTCGTCGACCTCGACGTGCACGGCGGCGACGTCGCGATCATGCTCCAGCTCACTCCCCAGCACACGCTGGCGGACCTGGCGCGGATGCACGGCGCGCTCGACGCAGCCGGCGTCGAGTCCCTGCTCACCCAGCACTCGGAGCGGTTGTTCGTCCTGGCCGCGCCGGTCCAGCTCGGCTCCACCGTCCCGGCCGAGTCGATCGGCTCGGTGCTCGCGATCCTGAAGGGCCTCTTCGACATCGTGGTGGTCGACACCTCGGGTGCGTTCGACGACTACGGGCTCCACGCCTTCGACCACAGCGAGCTGCTGGTCCTGGTCGGCACCCTGGACATCCCCGCCCTCAAGAGCCTCAAGCTCGCGGTCGGCACGCTGGACCTGCTCAACTTCCCGCGCGACCGCTGGCGCCTGCTCCTCAACCGGGCCGACGCCAAGGTCGGGCTCTCGATCCAGGAGTTCGAGGACACGCTCGGCCTCAAGGTGACGGCCAGCGTGCCGTCCAACCGTGACGTGCTCGCCGCCGTCAACCGCGGAGAACCGATCGTGCTCGCCAAGAGCACCCACGAGGTCAGCAAGGTCCTGTCCTCCTTCGCGACCGGGCTCGCCCGCGACCTCTCCCTGAACCCCGAGGCAGCCGAGCCGCCTCGCCGCTCCCACCGCGCCATGCTGCGACGCGGATCCCGTTCCGAGAAGGTGGCCTGA
- the cpaB gene encoding Flp pilus assembly protein CpaB, translating into MARRTILFCVAFVIAALGTTMVVLYVQGIDARATEGQALVEVLTATDVVKAGESVSDAESAGKFEKTRVVRDDVVEGALSSTTSIADEVALGTIYPGQQIIGQQFGSAQTVDTLTIPDDKLAVSVELTDPARVAGFVYPGSSVAIFASADPELYKADGTTQKLSPVTRLLLAQVEVIGVGDTSVSPTTTTSKGSKTTEQIPRTILTIAVTQAQAEKVIYAARNGDLSFALRTAKSKVVDGPGVTARDIMPEVFGGVR; encoded by the coding sequence ATGGCACGACGAACCATCCTCTTCTGCGTCGCATTCGTGATCGCGGCGCTCGGGACCACGATGGTGGTCCTCTACGTCCAGGGCATCGACGCCCGCGCCACCGAGGGCCAGGCCCTCGTCGAGGTCCTGACGGCCACCGACGTGGTCAAGGCCGGCGAGAGCGTGTCCGACGCCGAGTCCGCCGGCAAGTTCGAGAAGACCCGCGTCGTCCGCGACGACGTCGTCGAGGGGGCCCTCAGCTCCACGACGTCGATCGCCGACGAGGTCGCGCTCGGCACGATCTACCCGGGCCAGCAGATCATCGGCCAGCAGTTCGGGTCGGCGCAGACGGTCGACACCCTGACCATCCCCGACGACAAGCTGGCCGTGAGCGTCGAGCTGACCGACCCGGCCCGCGTCGCCGGCTTCGTCTACCCGGGCTCGTCCGTCGCCATCTTCGCCTCGGCCGACCCGGAGCTCTACAAGGCGGACGGCACCACCCAGAAGCTCTCGCCCGTCACCCGCCTCCTGCTCGCCCAGGTGGAGGTCATCGGCGTCGGGGACACCTCGGTCTCCCCCACGACCACGACCAGCAAGGGCAGCAAGACCACGGAGCAGATCCCGCGCACGATCCTGACCATCGCCGTGACCCAGGCCCAGGCCGAAAAGGTCATCTACGCCGCCCGCAACGGCGACCTGTCCTTCGCGCTCCGCACGGCCAAGTCCAAGGTCGTCGACGGTCCCGGAGTCACCGCCCGCGACATCATGCCCGAGGTCTTCGGGGGCGTGCGATGA
- a CDS encoding TadE/TadG family type IV pilus assembly protein, translated as MTARRKQDERGAVAILVAILATVLLAVGAMAVDIGEAYAKKSLLQTDVDLAVLAAAAQLTTGGNTCNPEVVQAATDYLSKPENMVPGQYALNLGGSPGDLDGYISCNNWKVTLWAPRSHIEYTLAKTIPGAPNGIDVTSTAAAQIKSAGQLATLPFFAVKGCDSGQQSIRNDSQTPATPALTPPSGNPTLNATFTISPTAVASGLSSQNITITGNGFNGVTQVWFSNAAGASIVSPTTFSPPLNNSTTTFTVGVPSAVLAVDDTWYVRVKTASKWSPESSAQTFSVGPPKLYCDAKNEGNFGTLDIPRTDTNSNVLEWNMIKGIQPTLAIHPLPNGECSGQPGSVESTKTPVNGTNCVSTEPGLKIAETNQGLITGAGGLKGRLDADSTSNCSRNGNSARTTTQIKGININDDLLTCFIINGASINDLVAGNSVGTGALSSDIFKSPRFFWLPVLDTDPSTGKKSWPIIGFRPGFISDQSLSATHAGPGSISALDGLEQDSSGIRELKVILFDVKALPEFAPTVGGESDYTGSGPKALVLVE; from the coding sequence ATGACCGCTCGACGCAAGCAGGACGAGCGCGGCGCGGTCGCCATCCTCGTCGCCATCCTGGCCACAGTGCTCCTCGCCGTCGGTGCCATGGCCGTGGACATCGGCGAGGCCTACGCCAAGAAGTCGCTCCTCCAGACAGACGTCGACCTGGCGGTGCTGGCCGCCGCGGCGCAGCTCACGACCGGCGGCAACACGTGCAACCCCGAGGTGGTCCAGGCCGCGACCGACTACCTGAGCAAGCCCGAGAACATGGTGCCCGGGCAGTACGCCCTCAACCTCGGCGGCTCGCCCGGTGACCTCGACGGCTACATCTCGTGCAACAACTGGAAGGTCACGCTGTGGGCTCCACGGAGCCACATCGAGTACACGCTCGCCAAGACCATCCCCGGCGCCCCGAACGGCATCGACGTCACCTCGACCGCCGCTGCGCAGATCAAGTCCGCGGGCCAGCTCGCGACGCTGCCGTTCTTCGCGGTCAAGGGCTGCGACTCGGGCCAACAGAGCATCCGCAACGACAGCCAGACCCCGGCCACGCCGGCGCTGACGCCGCCCTCGGGGAACCCGACGCTCAACGCCACGTTCACGATCAGTCCGACCGCCGTGGCGTCCGGGCTCAGCTCGCAGAACATCACCATCACCGGCAACGGGTTCAACGGCGTGACCCAGGTGTGGTTCAGCAACGCAGCAGGCGCGTCGATCGTCTCGCCGACCACGTTCAGCCCACCCCTGAACAACTCCACCACGACGTTCACGGTCGGTGTGCCCTCAGCGGTGCTGGCGGTCGACGACACCTGGTACGTCCGGGTGAAGACCGCCAGCAAGTGGTCGCCGGAGTCCAGCGCCCAGACGTTCAGCGTCGGCCCGCCCAAGCTCTACTGCGACGCCAAGAACGAGGGCAACTTCGGCACCCTCGACATCCCCCGGACCGACACCAACAGCAACGTCCTGGAGTGGAACATGATCAAGGGCATCCAGCCGACGCTGGCCATCCACCCGCTCCCCAACGGCGAGTGCAGCGGCCAGCCGGGCAGTGTGGAGTCCACCAAGACCCCCGTCAACGGCACCAACTGCGTCTCGACCGAGCCGGGCCTGAAGATCGCCGAGACCAACCAGGGCCTGATCACCGGAGCCGGCGGACTCAAGGGCCGCCTGGACGCGGACTCCACGAGCAACTGCAGTCGCAACGGCAACAGCGCGCGGACCACGACGCAGATCAAGGGCATCAACATCAACGACGACCTGCTGACCTGCTTCATCATCAATGGCGCCTCGATCAACGACCTGGTCGCGGGCAACTCGGTGGGGACGGGCGCACTGTCGTCGGACATCTTCAAGTCACCCCGGTTCTTCTGGCTCCCGGTCCTGGACACCGACCCGAGCACGGGCAAGAAGTCCTGGCCGATCATCGGCTTCCGTCCCGGCTTCATCTCGGACCAGTCCCTCAGCGCCACCCATGCCGGTCCGGGCTCGATCTCCGCCCTCGACGGCCTCGAGCAGGACTCGTCCGGCATCCGGGAGCTCAAGGTCATCCTCTTCGACGTCAAGGCGCTGCCGGAGTTCGCTCCGACCGTCGGCGGCGAGTCCGACTACACCGGCTCGGGCCCCAAGGCTCTCGTCCTCGTCGAGTGA